The Bradysia coprophila strain Holo2 chromosome X unlocalized genomic scaffold, BU_Bcop_v1 contig_20, whole genome shotgun sequence region TTATCTCATTAACCTTTTACATACTTTTATAAACTTACGATTCGCTAAAGTTATTCGTGTGTAAAATGGTATAGTCATCTTAAAACACTGTAACAGTATCTCTGTCACCACGGCCTGAGAAGAAATAGtgtttttgaactgcatattacgACAACACAACAAAAGGCGAACGCACTTagttaagaaaaaaataattaatcagCTACAAACTGTTTTACTGTAAAGGGCATTGTTAATTATAAATCGttataaaaattgaacgttagaactaaatttttactAGACCCAACCACCATCTAACTAAAACGATATATATTCATTCCGGAGCCGTTACAACTTCGTCCGTAACACCATCACTATTATTCGAGTCTGTGCTAGTTGTTTCATTTGTTCCATCATCAGGAACCTGTTCCTTATCATCAGCGCTTGTGTCAGCTGCTTGAGCAGCCACATCTTCTGACATACTTTTCGTAGTTACTGTACTCGTTGGTGGCGCCGCAATTGTAGTCGATGTGCTCTGTGTTGTGATTGCATCGACTTCAGGTGATGGTATTCGATCTGGTGCTGGAATGGTTGGCGTTGGTAGCGGTGATGAAGGCGTAACTTGTTTATTACTTTGAGTTGACATCTGTATTGGTATCGTTGATTCAGTGTCTCTGTTACTGGTTGTG contains the following coding sequences:
- the LOC119068669 gene encoding uncharacterized protein LOC119068669 — protein: MIFRHSIQILCWILIVNSTVKNVRAISFDDIFDYFLDALSESDESDELDNSTITVPCINCNLSVVCHNCTTSNRDTESTIPIQMSTQSNKQVTPSSPLPTPTIPAPDRIPSPEVDAITTQSTSTTIAAPPTSTVTTKSMSEDVAAQAADTSADDKEQVPDDGTNETTSTDSNNSDGVTDEVVTAPE